GCTGTCGGGCGGCAGGGGCGTGTGGCATGTGGGGCACAGCGTTTCGTCGTCTTCCAGCTCGGGCGGGATCGTGGAGCCGTCGCGCAGCGCCTGCAGGCGACGCTCGATCTTGTCGTACTTCTGGATCAGCGTCAGCGCCTGCGGGTGGTGGCCGAGCGTGAAGCGCCAGAGTTCATGGCGCTTGTCACTGTCATGCAATTCCAGCGTGCCGACGCCGCCATGGTCCAGCAGACGCAGCGACATGCCTTGCTCGATCGGCCAATCCCGGATCACCCCTTCCGCATTGCGGAAAATGAACCGCTGCTGGGTGAGTGCCAAAAGCCCGTTTTCGAATCGCAGATCGGGGGTCAGGTCAACCTCCAGCGCTGCCAGCACGTTCTCATCAGTACCGAGTTTTGCTCGCACTTGCTGCCCGGCGGGAGTGTTCATGACGCCCGCAGCGTCCACAGGATGATGGTGATTTTGCATTTGGAATATTTTTCGGCCCTTGGCACCTTCAAAACACTGACAGTGCCCTTATCTGAATTGTCCATGACAACCGGGGCGGTATGGCGACACCCGTTTTTAACGCGCAGACCCCCATGTCGGCTGACATCCCGTCACTCAAGTCGCAATTAACGCGCACAATGCACCCTGTTGCAGCCATTTGGGGATCGACAATCCGGTTTCCATTCTGGCGTTTCAAGAATTCACTAGTTGCAATCCATGGCGACATTCAACGATATCCAACTCTTGCGCACCACTTATCTGCGCGGCCCCAGCGTCTGGACCTACCGCCCCGTTCTGGAGGTCTGGCTGGATCTGGGAGAGTTGGAGGACTATCCGTCCAACAAGATCCCCGGCCTCAACGAACGACTGACCACCTGGTTGCCCGATCTGATCGAGCACCACTGCGGCGTGGGCGAACGCGGCGGCTTTCTGCTGCGTCTGAAGGAAGGCACCTGGATGGGCCATGTGCTGGAGCACGTGATCATCGAGCTGCTGAACCTCGCCGGCATGCCCGCCGAATTCGGTCAGACGCGCGAGATCTCCCAGCGCGGCGTCTACCGCATGGTGTTCCGCTGCCCTGAAGAAACCGTGGCGCGCACCGCTCTGGCCTACGGTCACAAGCTGCTGATGGCTGCAATCAACGACCAGCCGTTCGATCTGAAGCCCGCAATCCAGGCCATCAAGACCGAAATCAACGACCGCTACCTCGGCCCGAGCACCGGCTGCATCGTCGATGCCGCTGGCGAGCGCCGCATTCCGCACATCCGCCTGAACGACGGCAACCTCGTGCAACTCGGCTACGGCGCAGCCCAACGCCGCATCTGGACCGCCGAGAGCGACCAGACCAGCGCGATTGCCGAAGGCATCGCCCAGGACAAGGACTTCACCAAGCGCCTGCTCGCCGCCTGCGGCGTGCCCGTGCCCGAAGGCCAGATCGTCAACTCGCCCGAAGAAGCCTGGGAAGTCGCGCAGGACATCGGTTTCCCCGTGACCGTGAAGCCCTCCGACGGCAACCACGCGCGCGGCGTGACGCTGGACCTGCATGCCGAAGAAGACATCAAAGCCGCCTTCGCGCTGGCCGAGCCCGAAGGCTCCGATGTGATCGTCGAGAAGTTCATCGACGGCACCGAGCACCGTCTGCTGGTGGTCGGCGGCAAGCTGGTTGCAGCCTGCCGCGGCGAGACCGTGAGCGTGTCCGGCAACGGCAAGTCCACGCTGGCCGAACTGGTCGCCGTGGTCAATCAGGATCCGCGCCGTGGCCCCGAGCAGGAATACCCGCTCGACTGGATCAACCTCGAAGCCCCGGCCGTCAAGCTGGAGCTCAAGCGCCAGAACGTCACCCCCGCGTCCGTGCCTGCACAAGGTGAATCCATCTTGCTGCAACGCAACGGCAACATGGCCATCGACTGCACTGACGAAGTGCACCCCGACGTGGCCTACTACGCCACACTCGCGGCCAAGATCGTGGGTCTGGACATCGCCGGCATGGACATGATCCTGCAGGACGTCTCCAAGCCCATGCGCGGTCAGGGCGCGATCCTCGAAGTCAACGCCGGCCCCGGCCTGCTGATGCACCTGAAGCCCACCAGCGGCGCACCGCGTCCGGTCGGTCAGGCCATCGTCGAGCACCTGTTCCCCGCCACCGAAGACGGCACCGGCGCGGGTCGCATTCCCGTGGTCGGCATCGCCGGCACGCGCGAGAACGCGTTCATCGCGCGCCTCGTCGGCTGGCTGCTGCAGTTGTCGGGCAAGCTCACCGGCGTGACCAGCGAACAGGGCATGTTCCTGAACAACCGCCAGACGCAGAAGACCAACACCGCCAACTGGGCCGGTGCGCATCGCCTGCTGACCAACCGCCTCGCGCAAGCCGCCGTGATCGAAACCACCGCGCGCTCGATCCTCGAAGAAGGTCTGGCCTACGACCGCTGCCTGGTCGGCGTGGTCACCGACATGGACGGCTTTGAAACCTTGAAGGACCACGACGTGCACGAGCAAGGTCAGATGACCCGCGTGATGCGCACGCAGATCGACGTGGTGCTCGACGAAGGTGCTGGCGTGCTGAACGCCGACATCGAGCAGGTCGCCGATCTCGCCCGCCTGTGCGATGGCGAAGTGCTGCTGTACTCGATGAATGCCGACAACGCACACATCGCCAAGCACCGCGCGGACAACGCCGAAGGCCGTGCCGTGTTCGTGCGCAACAACCAGGTGGTGCTGGCCACGGGCGCGCAGGAGCGCGTGCTCGGAACGCTCGACGCGCTCGCCCTGCCCGGCAGCCGCAAGCCCGACACCCCGGCACTGCTGGCCGCGATTGCCGCAGCCTGGTCGATGGACATCGCGCCCGATCTGATCGGCGCGGGCATCAAGACTTTCGAGTACAACGAGATCTGAGACTGATCTCACCAAGAGATGATTTCTCCGCGGCGCTGCACCACCCCTGCAGCCCCGCACAAAAGAAAGAAGACACATGCAAGTGACCCGCGTCCGAGCCCTCCGTGGCCCGAATCTCTGGACCCGCAGCACCGCCATCGAAGCCATCGTGCACTGCGACTCCAACGAGTGCGTGTACTCCGACATCGCCGGTTTTGAAGACCGCCTGCGCGCACGCTTTCCCAAGATCGGCACGCTGCAACCTCACGGTGCCGATCAGCGCCTGTCGCTCGCCCATGTGCTGGAAGTTGCAGCACTGTCGCTGCAGGCACAGGCCGGCTGCCCCGTCACCTTCAGCCGCACGCATTCCACGGTCGAGCCCGGCACCTATCAGGTCGTCGTCGAATACACCGAAGAAGCCGTCGGTCGCAAGGCCATGGACTACGCCGAAGCGCTGCTGCGTGCGGCGATGGAAGACACTCCGTTCGACGCCGACAAGGCCATCGCCGATCTGCGCGACACCGATGAAGACGAACGCATCGGCCCCTCGACCGGCTCCATCGTGGACGCCGCCGTCGCCCGTGGCATTCCGTTCCGTCGCCTGACTTCCGGCTCGCTGGTGCAGCTCGGCTGGGGCTCCAAGGCGCGCCGCATCCAGGCCGCCGAACTCGACCAGACCAGCGCCGTGGCCGAGTCCATCGCGCAAGACAAGGACCTGACCAAGCGCCTGTTGCATGCCGCTGGCGTGCCCGTGCCGCTCGGACGTCCCGTCAAGGACGTGGAAGACGCCTGGGTGGTCGCGCAGGAAGTCGGCCTGCCCGTGGTCGTGAAGCCGCAGGACGGCAATCAGGGCAAGGGTGTGGTCGTGAACATCACTACCCGCGAAGGCCTTGATGCCGCCTACAAGGTCGCCTCCGAATTCAGCGACGAAGTGATGGTCGAGCGTTTCCTGCCCGGTCACGATTTCCGTCTGCTGGTCGTCGGTGGTCAACTCGTTGCCGCCGCACGCCGCGAGCCTCCGCAAGTGCTCGGCGATGGTCAGCACACCATTCGCGAACTGGTCGAGATCGTCAATCAGGACCCCCGTCGCGGCTCCGGCCACGGCACGGCGCTCACCAAGATTCGCCTTGACGACATCGCCATCGCGCGCATCGCCACCGAAGGCCTGACGCCCGAATCCGTGCCCGCGCAGGGCCAGCGCATCGTGTTGCGCAACAACGCCAACCTGTCCACCGGCGGCAGCGCCACCGATGTGACCGACGACGTGCACCCCGAAGTCGCCGCGCGCGCCATCGAAGCCGCGCAGACCATCGGCCTGCACATCTGCGGCGTGGACGTGGTCTGCGAAACCATGCTCAAGCCGCTCGAAGAGCAGAACGGCGGCATCGTCGAAGTGAACGCCGCACCCGGCCTGCGCATGCATCTGGCGCCCTCCTTCGGTCGCCCACGCAACGTCGGCGTGCCCATGGTCGATGAGCTGTTCGCGCCCGGTCAGGACGGCCGCATCCCCGTGGTTGCCGTCACCGGCACCAACGGCAAGACCACCACCACGCGCGTGATCGCGCACCTGTTCACATCGCACGGCTGGCGCACCGCCATGACCAACACCGATGGTGTCTACGTCAACGGTCGCCAGATCGACAGCGGT
This genomic stretch from Diaphorobacter sp. HDW4B harbors:
- the cphA gene encoding cyanophycin synthetase, translated to MATFNDIQLLRTTYLRGPSVWTYRPVLEVWLDLGELEDYPSNKIPGLNERLTTWLPDLIEHHCGVGERGGFLLRLKEGTWMGHVLEHVIIELLNLAGMPAEFGQTREISQRGVYRMVFRCPEETVARTALAYGHKLLMAAINDQPFDLKPAIQAIKTEINDRYLGPSTGCIVDAAGERRIPHIRLNDGNLVQLGYGAAQRRIWTAESDQTSAIAEGIAQDKDFTKRLLAACGVPVPEGQIVNSPEEAWEVAQDIGFPVTVKPSDGNHARGVTLDLHAEEDIKAAFALAEPEGSDVIVEKFIDGTEHRLLVVGGKLVAACRGETVSVSGNGKSTLAELVAVVNQDPRRGPEQEYPLDWINLEAPAVKLELKRQNVTPASVPAQGESILLQRNGNMAIDCTDEVHPDVAYYATLAAKIVGLDIAGMDMILQDVSKPMRGQGAILEVNAGPGLLMHLKPTSGAPRPVGQAIVEHLFPATEDGTGAGRIPVVGIAGTRENAFIARLVGWLLQLSGKLTGVTSEQGMFLNNRQTQKTNTANWAGAHRLLTNRLAQAAVIETTARSILEEGLAYDRCLVGVVTDMDGFETLKDHDVHEQGQMTRVMRTQIDVVLDEGAGVLNADIEQVADLARLCDGEVLLYSMNADNAHIAKHRADNAEGRAVFVRNNQVVLATGAQERVLGTLDALALPGSRKPDTPALLAAIAAAWSMDIAPDLIGAGIKTFEYNEI
- the cphA gene encoding cyanophycin synthetase translates to MQVTRVRALRGPNLWTRSTAIEAIVHCDSNECVYSDIAGFEDRLRARFPKIGTLQPHGADQRLSLAHVLEVAALSLQAQAGCPVTFSRTHSTVEPGTYQVVVEYTEEAVGRKAMDYAEALLRAAMEDTPFDADKAIADLRDTDEDERIGPSTGSIVDAAVARGIPFRRLTSGSLVQLGWGSKARRIQAAELDQTSAVAESIAQDKDLTKRLLHAAGVPVPLGRPVKDVEDAWVVAQEVGLPVVVKPQDGNQGKGVVVNITTREGLDAAYKVASEFSDEVMVERFLPGHDFRLLVVGGQLVAAARREPPQVLGDGQHTIRELVEIVNQDPRRGSGHGTALTKIRLDDIAIARIATEGLTPESVPAQGQRIVLRNNANLSTGGSATDVTDDVHPEVAARAIEAAQTIGLHICGVDVVCETMLKPLEEQNGGIVEVNAAPGLRMHLAPSFGRPRNVGVPMVDELFAPGQDGRIPVVAVTGTNGKTTTTRVIAHLFTSHGWRTAMTNTDGVYVNGRQIDSGDCSGPRSARNALAHPETDAAVLECARGGILREGLGFDRCQVAVVTNVGEGDHLGLNFITTAEDVAVLKRVIVQNVAPNGYGVLNAADPLVAAMASVCPGKVIFFAADRHHPVMATHRAQGNRVIYVDGENIVAAEGSWRESIPLRDIPITRNGQITFQVENVMASIGAAWASNLPWQTIRRGLAGFLNDSDNAPARFNVMDYKGATVIADYGHNPDAIRALAQAVQAMPAKHRSVVISGAGDRRDQDIVEQTRILGQYFDDVILYQDACQRGREDGEVLALLKQGLEGAPRTTYSTEIHGEFLAIDHALERLQPGDLSLILVDQVEESLTYLAKRCAEAK